The window AAGCCATATGACAAACCGCTAATTTTTTTTGAGCGATATCTCATATTCAAATTAAACCTAACTCTATCTTCATGATTATAGGTCCGGTATCCGGCATCATGAAACAAATTGCCGCTTGCAACCAAATCGAAATTATCAATCTTTCGTGAATGAAAAAAGCTTGAACCATTGAAGATTTGCTTTTTATTTCCCCACCATTTCAACTCTTTTCTTTTTGGTTCGAGATAAATTCCACTGTAAAAGCTAACTTTTGTAATTGACTCACTTTTCGGAAAAGCTGTACGGATATTTATTATTCCGTTCAGTGCAGACGAGCCATATAAAGCCGAGGCAGCACCTTTCAGTATTTCTACCTGCGAAATATTTTCTGTAGGTAAAAAATTCCATTTTGCATCGCCGGCATCTGCCGAAAGCATTGGCATATCGTCAACCAAAACCAAAACACGGCTGCCGGCTCCGTAACTGTATCCGCTACCTCCACGAATATTCACATTGTCGCCAACAACATTTACTCCGGGCACTTGTTCAATGGCTGTGAGCAGGTTTCTGGTATTAGTATTTTCTATAATTTTGGGCTTAATAAGTTCCATAGAAACAGTAATATCGCCGAGTTTTTGCTCAAATTTACCAGCTGTAACTACTACCCCATCTAAAACTGTATTTTCGGGTTCGAGTCTAATCTCAATTGTTGTGGTTTTACCTTCAGTTACTTTTACTTCCTTTTCCAGAGGTTTATATCCAATATATGAGAATTTTATAAGTCTTGTGCCAGACTTGGATTTTAGTTCAAATTTTCCTTCAAGGTTGCTTGCTACGCCTTCGCCACTTTCGTTTATAATGCTTACACCAATTAGAGTTTCATTGGTTTTTGAATCATAAATAACTCCTATGATTGTGCCGGTTTGTGCTGAAACTATTTTCAGAAAACCACCAATTATAAATAATACTAAAAATAACTTTATCCTCATAATCCCAAAAAACACAAATCTATTTAAAAATGTTTATTAAGAAAATAAAAATTTGGGGCTATTTCTGAAAAATTTGCTCTTATCTGGTGATATTATTTTTTTCTCCCACTGATGACGCAAATTTACATGGATGATTTTTCTGCGTTTTTCTGCGAATTCTGCGGGAAATAAATTTTACAATCCATTAACTTTTCGAAATATTCCAGATTTGATGAGTTCAACATTGAAATTTACCAATATGGCTAACTTTAGTTTTGATAGTTTTAAATATGTTAATACTTGTTTGTGGTGAACTTCTGCTATATGCTCAACTGATTTCACTTCAATTATTACTTTATCTTCAATCAACAAATCCAGTCTAAAACCTACTTCTAATTTTTCACTTTCGTAATAAACTGGTACAGGCACTTCCTTTCTCACTTTCAAGCCAACTTTTTTCAATTCAAATTTTAATGCAGCTACATATACAGACTCTAACAGGCCAGGACCCAGTGCACTATAAATATTGAATATTGCTCCTCTAATTTTGTATGATATTTCATTTTCTGTCATAATTATTTTCTTTCTCCCGCTGATAGCGCAGATTTACATGGATGATTTTTCTGCGTTTTTCTGCGAATTCTGAGGGAAATAAATTTTACATTTAGTTTTCTGTCATAATTATTTTCTTTCTCCCCCTGATGACGCAGATTTACATGGATGATTTTTCTGCGTTTTTCTGCGAATTCTGCGGGAAATAAATTTTACATTTAGATTTCTGTCATAATTATTTTCTTTCTCCCCCTGATAGCGCAGATTTACATGGATGATTTTTCTGCGTTTTTCTGCGAATTCTGCGGGAAATAAATTTTACATTTTGGTTTCTGTCATAATTAATTTTTTATCCCGCTGATAGCGCAGATTTTCGCGGATTGGGGTTCTGTAGAAATCTGCTAGAAATTCTTCGTCCTAAACCGGCAGCTTAAATTTCATAACAACCTCACCGGTTTTTTTATCAACAGAAATGCTTTGTTCCTGAGTTGAAATATTTTTGCCGGTAGCCATTTTAAACAAGCCAGAAATAAATCCTAAACCTTGATTCATTACCGTTTCCAACTCTTGGGCTGTTTCTTCAACCGAATGTTTTTCCGATTTTTCAGGACTTTCTTCTAACTCTTGTTTGGGTTCAGGTTTTTTTTCAGTTTGTATCTCTTCTATTTTTTCAATTTCTGTTTCCTGAAATTCTTCTTTTGACATTTCATCAGATTCTTGCAATTCGTCATGCTTTGCTTCGAACAATTCCTCTTGTTCAATAATTACATCAAGAATATCTCTTTTTTCTGTATCGGGCAATTCTTGCTCAATGTCTTCAGTTTGGCTTTCCAGCTCCTTAATATCTGTAACTGCATTTTTTAATTGATCGAGAAATTGAGACCTTCCTTTTTTAGAAAAATCGACAAATTCTATATCGTTATTGGGGCTTAAAACACTGTCGAATAAATTCTGTTTCAGCAATAATCCGGCAGCAATGTTTTCTTCGATAGATTTTTTAGTGATGAAATTAATTATTGATAAATTTTTGTTTAATTGCCCAATTCTATCAATTCTTCCAATCCGTTGATTTTTCTTTGCAGGATTCCATGGCAATTCGAAATTAATTACTGTATCTGCCACCTGAAGATTTAAGCCAACTCCGCCGGCTTCGGTAGAAATAAAAACTTTAATGTTTTGGTCATTCTCAAATTTTTCTATCAATTTACCGCGTTTATTTACCGGTACACTTCCATTTAGTTCAACAAAAGCAATATTATTGTTTCTAAGCATTTTGCCAATAATACTGTTCATCCGTTTCCATTCAGAGAAAATAATTATCTTTTTGTCTGAATTTTTTAAATCAATTTTTTCGAGAAGAATATGTTCAAGTTCTGCGAGTTTGGGCGAAAAGTTTGTTTCACGATCGATTAAATAAGTAGAATCGCAAACCATTCGCATACTGTTCAAGAGTAGAATTAAACGTTGCATGTCGAATGGCGTAATAATTTTTTTCGAAAGTATTTGAGCAACTCCTGAACTAAAACCAGAATGATATTCTGCTTGCTTTGGGTGCATTTCAACCGGCACATCCATTTCGCTAATGTTTGGAAGTTCTTTGATAACATCAGCTTTTTCTCGTCTTATCAAAATTGTCTGCATTCGAGTTTTCAATTCTTGTAGATTGAAATATCCGGTAATTTTATTTTTCAATTTTAAATCGAAAAAACAATGCTGATAAGAAAATTCCCATAAAGGAGACAAAAATGTAGGGTCTGTAAAGTTTGCTATTGAGTATAAGTCAATTAGCCGATTTTCTATAGGTGTTCCGGTGATAACCAACGAATGTTTTTTGTTTAAAGATTTTATTGATGAAGCTGTTTGCGTATTATAATTTTTAATTCGCTGGGCTTCATCTAAAATGATAAAATCGGGGCTGTTATTGTTAATTGCCACCGAATCTCTTAATACAGTTTCGTAATTTACAATGAGGAAATAGTTTTCCCAATTTTCATACTGTTTTTTTCTTTCTTCGGGAAATCCTTGTACAAT of the Bacteroidota bacterium genome contains:
- a CDS encoding GxxExxY protein: MTENEISYKIRGAIFNIYSALGPGLLESVYVAALKFELKKVGLKVRKEVPVPVYYESEKLEVGFRLDLLIEDKVIIEVKSVEHIAEVHHKQVLTYLKLSKLKLAILVNFNVELIKSGIFRKVNGL
- a CDS encoding DEAD/DEAH box helicase translates to MNIEIADRINDTLLEINKENLVSKFVIRQAEALYKAGQCLMLTQAKDMFEFSVDDEFNDYKVIIELNGIVQLSCTCRGSEICHHKIASLKQLKDDLLIYENEKLEDGKKFTKSGMIKRVIDERREKARKAEYRFHFSDNMFGEHILYNEKTIEYKLTFRNFEKEIGYCSCPDYQTNKLGTCKHLMFGFDYFKNAPSYFKNKRKQHYPFVEIFLDPLKNYQISWYYPHPLVKPIHDLIKQHFGELKHIEENTIPDFLNFVKKAENYKQILIRPEVLQKIENVFNKKALVEIQKSTKLDFSFLKAELFDYQKQGIEFATFREGAIIADEMGLGKTIQAIAIAILKKNLFGFEKTLIVCPASLKDQWRKEIEKFTNEKAEIVQGFPEERKKQYENWENYFLIVNYETVLRDSVAINNNSPDFIILDEAQRIKNYNTQTASSIKSLNKKHSLVITGTPIENRLIDLYSIANFTDPTFLSPLWEFSYQHCFFDLKLKNKITGYFNLQELKTRMQTILIRREKADVIKELPNISEMDVPVEMHPKQAEYHSGFSSGVAQILSKKIITPFDMQRLILLLNSMRMVCDSTYLIDRETNFSPKLAELEHILLEKIDLKNSDKKIIIFSEWKRMNSIIGKMLRNNNIAFVELNGSVPVNKRGKLIEKFENDQNIKVFISTEAGGVGLNLQVADTVINFELPWNPAKKNQRIGRIDRIGQLNKNLSIINFITKKSIEENIAAGLLLKQNLFDSVLSPNNDIEFVDFSKKGRSQFLDQLKNAVTDIKELESQTEDIEQELPDTEKRDILDVIIEQEELFEAKHDELQESDEMSKEEFQETEIEKIEEIQTEKKPEPKQELEESPEKSEKHSVEETAQELETVMNQGLGFISGLFKMATGKNISTQEQSISVDKKTGEVVMKFKLPV